In a genomic window of Roseiflexus castenholzii DSM 13941:
- a CDS encoding aldehyde dehydrogenase family protein, whose protein sequence is MTAVAPDHRAAPTTPQTPPMWADVDRALADLHARKDSWVQVSLDERIALLAMLRRALADAAERWITTSLEAKGLAPGGYGEGEERTWLTILTRSLRLLHQALSDVRDHGQPQLPGGLTTRPNGQVVASVLPINRYDAAILPRMTGEVWIEPGLTAEDVLQQQAAAYRKPAEHGRVALVLNASTSSFLPVTDLLHKLFVANEVVALKLHPMQAALTSLFEETFRSLLDYGVVRLIYGDHDLDAYLCAHSLIDTVHFSGADASFDTLVFGEGQEGVERRMRHEVVLTKPFSGEVGNITPVLVVPGPWSDDDLHHHAILLVRAFVCNAAYVSAAPRLIVHHRGWRRRDSFLAAFEQVLARVPTRQSPFPEARRQLDALLNAHARAHRIGQADMDHLPWTVIPDLTPSALEADCFVRTMFCPAVGELALDAKDAAAFIDAAVEFLNQRVRGTLAATILIHPRTLRDRRARAAFERALNDLQYGTVTINAVAQQAVLAGVLPWGAFIAESDGRSSGKVANPLMLPRPQKSILRGSFRIPRMFLSVDPHHNIEMCKAITRLEQAPSPWHLAQLLRLTLRR, encoded by the coding sequence ATGACGGCCGTGGCGCCAGATCATCGGGCTGCGCCAACTACACCCCAAACGCCGCCGATGTGGGCGGATGTTGATCGGGCGCTTGCCGATTTGCACGCGCGTAAAGACTCCTGGGTTCAGGTCAGCCTCGATGAGCGGATTGCGCTTCTCGCCATGCTGCGCCGCGCTCTTGCCGATGCCGCAGAGCGCTGGATCACGACAAGCCTGGAGGCTAAAGGACTGGCGCCGGGCGGGTATGGCGAAGGAGAGGAGCGTACCTGGTTGACCATTCTCACTCGCTCGCTGCGATTGCTACACCAGGCGCTGAGCGATGTGCGTGACCACGGCCAACCTCAGTTGCCGGGTGGATTGACCACTCGCCCGAATGGACAGGTGGTTGCGTCGGTGCTGCCGATCAACCGTTATGATGCGGCGATTCTTCCCCGAATGACCGGCGAAGTCTGGATCGAGCCGGGATTGACCGCCGAGGACGTGCTCCAACAGCAGGCAGCCGCCTATCGAAAGCCCGCCGAACACGGGCGCGTGGCGCTGGTGCTGAATGCGAGCACATCAAGTTTTCTCCCGGTCACTGATCTGTTGCACAAACTGTTCGTTGCCAATGAAGTCGTTGCGCTGAAACTGCATCCGATGCAGGCAGCGCTCACGTCGCTCTTTGAAGAAACCTTCCGCTCGCTCCTCGACTATGGCGTCGTCCGGTTGATCTATGGCGACCACGATCTCGATGCATATCTCTGCGCCCATTCGTTGATCGATACGGTCCATTTTAGCGGCGCCGACGCCTCGTTCGATACGCTGGTCTTTGGTGAGGGACAGGAAGGCGTGGAGCGCCGAATGCGCCACGAGGTGGTGTTGACAAAGCCGTTCAGCGGCGAGGTGGGCAATATCACGCCGGTGCTGGTCGTTCCAGGACCCTGGAGCGATGATGATCTGCATCATCACGCGATATTGCTGGTGCGCGCATTTGTCTGCAATGCCGCGTATGTCTCCGCCGCTCCACGCCTGATTGTGCATCACCGGGGCTGGCGCCGGCGCGATTCGTTCCTGGCGGCGTTCGAGCAGGTGCTGGCGCGGGTTCCAACCCGGCAGTCGCCATTCCCGGAGGCGCGCCGCCAGCTGGATGCGCTGCTGAACGCTCACGCGCGCGCCCATCGCATCGGTCAGGCGGATATGGATCATCTGCCATGGACCGTCATTCCCGACCTGACGCCGTCGGCGCTCGAGGCAGACTGCTTTGTGCGCACCATGTTCTGTCCGGCGGTCGGCGAATTGGCGCTCGACGCGAAGGACGCCGCTGCGTTCATCGATGCGGCGGTCGAGTTCCTCAATCAGCGCGTGCGGGGTACGCTGGCAGCGACAATCCTCATCCATCCGCGCACCTTGCGCGACCGTCGGGCGCGCGCGGCTTTCGAGCGGGCATTGAACGATCTTCAGTACGGGACGGTGACGATCAACGCAGTGGCGCAGCAGGCAGTGCTGGCAGGCGTTCTGCCGTGGGGCGCGTTCATCGCAGAGAGCGATGGTCGGTCCAGCGGTAAAGTCGCCAACCCGCTCATGCTTCCTCGTCCGCAAAAATCGATCCTGCGCGGTTCGTTCCGCATTCCGCGCATGTTTCTCTCCGTCGATCCGCACCACAATATCGAGATGTGCAAAGCCATCACTCGCCTGGAACAGGCGCCGTCGCCATGGCATCTGGCGCAGCTGCTGCGCCTGACGCTGCGGAGATAA